The Desulfonatronum thiodismutans nucleotide sequence GCCAGATGTTGGCCACGGCAATCATGGGCAGCACGGTGGGCGTGAAGTACGCGGTGCGCACGATGCTGCGCCCGGACAGCTTGCCGTTGACCCACACGGCCATCAGCAAGGCCAGGCCGATGCTCAGCGGAATGGTTCCCGCGGCGAAGATGAAGTTGTTGCCCAGAACCTTCCAAAACACCGGGTCGTCAAACATCACCCGGTAGTTTTCCAGCCCCACGAACCTGGCCGGACGGGCCCCACGCGGGGTGGAGAAAAAGCTGGCCTTCAAGGTGGCCAGGATCGGGAAGTGGGTGAAGAGAAAAAACATCACCGCCGCCGGAAAAAAGAGCAGCCACCCGTACACTTGATTGGAAACCCGATACACCGTCACTCCTCGCGCCGCACAGAAGAAGGGGAGACAATTGAGATGGACTCGCCCCGATCCGAAGTACCGGACCGGGGCGGACCATCAGAATGCAACCTATTTGTAGGCGCGCAACACGCGATCAGCCGCGGACTGAGCGCCTTGCAGAGCCTGGGTCGGCTGGGCCTGCCCGGTGAGCACCGATTGAATGGCGTCGTCCAGGAACTTCTTCACCCGGGCCGTCTCATAGGTGGAAAATTCCGCCGTGGCGTACTCCAACTGATCCCGGGCCACGGCCGCCGCCGCAAAGCCTTCAACATACTCGGACAAGGCGGGCGTGGCGTAAGCGTCCGGGCGAACACCCACGTATCCGGTGGCGATGGACCAGTCAGCGGCCCGCTCTGGCGAGGTCATCCAGCGAATGAATTGCAAAGCCGCCTTCCGTTCCTCGGCGCTGGCCTGCTTGAACACATAAAAATTGCCGCCACCCGTGGGGCTGCCGCGGCGCTGCTTGGCCGGGAGCATGGCCACTCCAAAATCAAAACGGGCCTCATTGCGCACCGGGGTCAGGTTGCCGGTGGTGTGCCACATCATGGCCGTGCTGCCCTCCAGAAATTTCTGGCGCAGCGTTCCCCAGTCGATCACGCCCCTGGGCATCACGTCGTGAGTATGGGACAAATCACGCCAGAATTCCAGGCTTTCCACCACGGCGGGATGATCAAAGTATACCTCTGTGCCGTCACCGGACATCAGCACCTGGTTGTTCTGCATGGCAAAGGCCTGAAACATCCAATAGGGATATCCCGAGGACGGGACGTGCATGCCCCACTGGGTCACGTTGCCCGAGGCGTCGCGCTTGGTCAGCTTCTTGGCCGCCTCGACCATTTCGTCCCAGGTGGCCGGCGGGCTCTCCGGATCCAGCCCGGCATCCCGGAAGGCGTCCTTGTTATAGTACATCACGATGGTCGAGCGCTGGAACGGGATGCCGTACACCTTCCCGTCCACCGTGCTGTTCTCCATCAGCGCGGGATAGAAGCTTCCCATCCATTGGCGCTCCTCGTCCGTGGCGACGAGATCATCAAAAGGAACGATTACATCCTGATCCATCAGGTCGAAGACGTCGATGGAAAACAGCACGGAAAGCTGCACCGGCTCTCCGGCGTTCAGCGCGGCCAGGGCCTTGGTCCGCGTGTCGTCGTAGTTCCCGGCGTACACGGCCTGGACCGTGATCCCCGGATTGTCCTTCTGGAAGTCGGCGATCATGTCGTCGATGATCTTGGTGATCGGTCCTCCCACGGCCACGGGGTAGTACATGGTCAGATTGACGTTCTGAGCCAGGGCCGACGTGCTCGTCATGAGCAGCAGACAAAAAACCATGGCGGTCGCGATAAGGCGCATGTAAGCTCTCCTTGTTTCTGGTTTCTGGTTGAAGAGGCCGAAAAGATGCCCCTGGACATTCGACCTTCAAGCCGTCCCGCCATCGATCAGCGGGCGGTTCCCGGGAGCACGAGCCGAGGCTCCAGGCCTTCGCGACGCTCCCCGCTCTCCGCGCTGAAAAGGTGGCTGCTTTCTCTGTCCCAAATCACGTGGATCGCATCTCCTGCCTGGTAGTCGAGCTTGCCGTACAAACGCATGACCACCTCCTGCCCGCTCACCTGGGCGGCGACCAGGGTGTCCGCGCCGTGATACTCCGTTCGAATAACCACGCCGGGAATTCCATCCTCAGCCGGGCGGACGTCTTCCGGGCGAACCCCAAGAAACAGAGGCTCGCACCCGCCCCGGACAATCATCCTCTCGCTTCCAGCAAGCGCGCAGCCCTCCCCAAAGGGTTCCAGAGTCAGCATGTTCATCGGCGGAGAGCCGATGAACTGGGCCGCGAACAAGCTGGAAGGCCGGGCATAGAGTTCCGCGGGAGAGGAAATCTGAGCCACGCGGCCATGATCCAGAAGAACGATGCGGTCGGCCATGGTCATGGCTTCCACTTGGTCATGGGTCACATAGACCATGGTCATACGCAGCTTGCGTTGCAATTCCAGGATCTCCCGACGCATTTCATGGCGCAGCTTGGCGTCCAGGTTCGAGAGGGGTTCGTCCATCAAGCAGATCGGCTGTTGCGAGACAATGGCCCGCCCCAGGGCCACTCGCTGGCGCTGGCCCCCGGAAAGCTGAGCCGGTTTGCGGTCCAGCAGTTCTCCAAGCCCCAGCATGCCCGCGGCATGGTCCAGGCGTTTCCGGATTTCGGCCTTGCCCAATCCCCGGATGCGCAGCCCAAAGACGATATTCTCCGCGACGCTCAAGTGCGGAAACAGGGCGTAGGATTGAAAGACCATGGAAATGCCGCGGCGATCCGGAGACAGCTTGGTCACGTCCTGCTCGCCGATCAACACCATCCCCGAACTGGCGTCGTCCAGGCCGGCAATGATCCGCAACAAGGTCGACTTCCCGCACCCGGACGGACCAAGAATCACCACCAATTCCCCGGATTCCACTTTAAAACTGATATTGTCCAGGGCCACGGCGTTCTTGAACACCTTGCCCACCTGATTCAATTCAATACGCATCGATGCAACTTCGTTTGGTTAAAAGCCTACCTTCCGTCACCTTACTGGCGGCTAACTACAAGATCGTAGCCAAATGCGTCAATCCATTCTCGACATTTCCGTTACAGTTTTGTGGCAATCAGGGTACGGGCTCTTCATGGTCACGCTTCAACCATGAGCCAGACGTATCGGGACGACGGTCAAAACGTCGAAGAAAATCCTCCTCTTTCGCATTGACGAGAAAACGTCGCATTCCCGACATGCTTTCGTCACGCGCCCTTGGTAGGAGTGTTCTGAAAAAAACCAGGAGGCAGCACTATGACCCACGATCAACTGTTTGTGTTTCGGAACCTGTTGCACGGTTTGATGGATCAGATTCGGGACAAGGGCACGGCCACGGCCGAGGCGATCAGCGGAATCTATCAGGCATGTCCGGATTTGAACGACCGGGCCTCCCTGGAATCGGATCGACACATGCTGATCCTGATCGGTCAGCGCGAAAGGAACCTGACGCGGCAAGTCCTGGCCGCATTGTCCCGCATCGACGACGGCACCTACGGCGTTTGCCAGGAATGCGACGAGCAAATCCCCCTCAAACGCCTGGAAATCCACCCCACCTCCACCCTGTGCGTGTATTGCCAGCAGGAACGGGAACGGGAGTCCGCAATGGGCGCGTTGGCCTGGGCCTGAGAGCAAGCCGCCGTCGATTCCCAACACGAGCCCGAAACGCGCCTTCCCGGCGTGCTTCGGGCTCAACGCTTTTCTCTACAACGCCGATGCTCCGAAGAGCCGAGCGCCGAACACTCAGCTCATTCCGCGTCCAGGCAGTTGAGTTTGCGGGAAGTGGGAATTTTCGCGTGTTTGGTGAGGATTGGAGCAAGGTCCGCGGCGGGCAGGGGGCGGGAGAAATAATAGCCCTGGATAAAATCGCAACCCTTTTCACGCAGAAACTCTTGCTGTTCGATTGTTTCCACGCCCTCGGCCACGACATTGAGCTTGAGGCTGCGGGCCAGGGCGATGACGGCGGTGGCGATGGTCGCGCCGTCGTCCTGGAGACCGATGCTCTGGATGAAGCACTTGTCGATCTTTAAAGTGTCGATGGGCAGGTTCAGCAGATAGTTCAGGGATGAATAGCCCGTGCCGAAGTCGTCGATGGCCACGAGAACGCCCATTTGCCCGAGCACGTTCAACGCGGTCCGGGCCTGCTTGATGTTCTCCATGAGTACGTTTTCCGTTAATTCCAATTCGAGACAACGCGGAGAAAGGCCGGTTTTGCGCAGGATGCGCTCAACGGTATCCGGGAAATCGGGCTGCTCCAATTGCCATCCGGCCAGATTCACGGCCATGCAGACACGGACCCCCAATTCGTCCTGCCACTGTTTGTTCTGGCGGCAAGCCTCGTGGAGTACGAACTCCCCGATGGAGGCCATCAGCCCCAGCTCCTCGGCCAGGGGAATGAAGGTCAAAGGCGGGACAAAACCCAGCTCCGGATGCTGCCAGCGAAGCAGGGCCTCCACGCCCACGACCCTGCCGGTGCTTAGTTCCACCTGGGGTTGGTAGTGCAGCAGGAGCTGATCCGCTTCCACGGCCTTGCGCAACTGGTTTTCCAAACTGAGCCGGGCGTTGACCTGAATGTTCATTTCCGGCTTGAAAAACTGGTAGTTGTTCTTGCCCTTTTCCTTGGCATGGTACATGGCCGCGTCGGAATTTTTCTGCAATTCCTCAGCATTCGCGGCATCCTGGGGATAAAAGGCCACGCCGATGCTTGTGGTCACCACCACCTCGTCACCCTCAAGAACAAAAGGCTGCCCCATGGCATGGATGATCTTCTGGGCGACCACCGCCGCGTCCTGGGGTGTTTCGACGTCATCCAGGATGATCGTAAACTCGTCCCCGCCCAGGCGGGAGACCGTGTCCTTTTTGCGCACGTTTTCCAATAAACGGCCCGCCACGCTTTTCAGCAGCCGATCCCCCACGGAATGGCCCAGGGTGTCGTTGATCAGCTTGAAACGATCCAGGTCCAGAAACATCAGGGCCACGGAGTGCCCGTTGCGCTCGGAACGCGTGCAGGCCTGGGTCAGCCGATCCTTGAACAAGAGTCGGTTGGGAAGATCCGTCAGGGCGTCATAGTGGGCGAGGTAGAACAGGTGGGCCTGCTTGCGCTCGGTAATGGCCCCCAGAAGGTCATGCCCGTTGCCGATGCCGGCGTACTTCCCCTGATCCGTCAGTATGAAACCGTCGTACATATGCTGCATGCCCGCGTCGATGATGATCCGGGCCAGATCGTCGATGGACACGTTCTTGTCCACGATCACCGGGCTGGCGGCCATGAACATGCTGATGGGCTTGCGACCATGGAGTTCACGAGTGAACGGTTGACTGAACATCTCATGCAGCTTGAAACGATTGATCAACCCCACTGGTTTGTTCTCTTGAACCACGGGCAGCACCATCAGATCCGGATGGTTGCGGAAGGTATCGTAAACATTGAGTAGGGGCACGGTGGGGGCGACATAGGGAGCCGGACGCATCAGGACGCAGGCACGGGGAGAGGATGAGTCTGGGCGGCCGCCGACGCATGCCGAATAGTCCAGTGATACGGGGTGGATGTTGGGCAAAGGTGGGGAGGAAACGTTTTTTTTCGGCATCAAATACTCGACTTGAGCGGTCATGGCTGTCCTTCAGCGTTCAGCTGCATTTTCTCGTGGTTTGTCAGGATGGATGGCAAGTTGCTCCATGACGCCGTTGTTTGTGGTCCCAATATCACCCTACCCGGAATCACGTGGTTACGACGAAGTTACGATTCAATGTCGGTTCAATGACAGTAGGCGCGAGGGTGTCGGGGCACGAAGCGTCGTGCCTCAACACCCCCGCGCCTTTCCTCGGCCACAAAAAAAGCGGCCCCGTACGGGGCCGCTTTGGTATTCGGAAGGGGTGACGAAACCGAACCGGCAATGCCACCGGCTCACGCGTCGTTCTTCCAGTCGGGGCTGGGCTAGCTCCGGTCAGTCTTGTCTACGCCGTCGGAATCCGAATCCGTGTCCTGATTTTCCGGCATTTCGATCACCGGACCGCTGACAGCCAGCGACGAGCCTTCGCTTTCGGCGTCCTGCTCCGGTTCGTCCGAGGAAATACTCATTTCCTGGGAAACCTCCCGGTACCAGGCCAACTCCATCTCGAACTTTTCCTTCCCTTTTTTCGAGGTAGCCTTGACCTCCACGTCCACCATCTTGTCCGGGCAAAGGGTCACGAACTGCTCGCCCTGTTGGACGCAGATCTTGCCCTCCTTCAAAGAATTCGCCAGATCCTCCAGATAGGTCACCACTTGGTTGACGTCCATCACGCCTTTCAACTTGACTTCCTTTTTCGACATGGTTCGCTCCTTTGATTGTTGGTTGCTTGTTCTCTTTCCCTTGAAGGAAGAAGTATTACTGCTGGGGGTTTCAACCAATGGGTTGAGACATATCACTGGCTTGAGTCCTGGAAAAAAGACCTCAGATCAGGGACAACAGGCTCCGAATCATCCTATCTCCGTCCAGGAAGGCTGCCGAGGACGCGTCGGAGTTGTTTCCGACCAGCGGGATACGCAGCACCTCGACCCCATGGGCCTGAACAGCGGACACATCCACGGACTGAGCGTAACACTCATCACGGGAATCCAGGAGCACAAGATTCAGCAGCCGCTCCACAGGCTGGGCCTCCATGCAGCTTTGGCGCAGGTAGCGCAGTAGGATGTCCGTATTGTCCGCCAGGGTCATCCCGAACTGCTCCGGGTCCGTCCCGGTGTTGGGCACATAGACCTTGGGGCAGTCGTTCTCCGCG carries:
- a CDS encoding ABC transporter ATP-binding protein, which codes for MRIELNQVGKVFKNAVALDNISFKVESGELVVILGPSGCGKSTLLRIIAGLDDASSGMVLIGEQDVTKLSPDRRGISMVFQSYALFPHLSVAENIVFGLRIRGLGKAEIRKRLDHAAGMLGLGELLDRKPAQLSGGQRQRVALGRAIVSQQPICLMDEPLSNLDAKLRHEMRREILELQRKLRMTMVYVTHDQVEAMTMADRIVLLDHGRVAQISSPAELYARPSSLFAAQFIGSPPMNMLTLEPFGEGCALAGSERMIVRGGCEPLFLGVRPEDVRPAEDGIPGVVIRTEYHGADTLVAAQVSGQEVVMRLYGKLDYQAGDAIHVIWDRESSHLFSAESGERREGLEPRLVLPGTAR
- a CDS encoding ABC transporter substrate-binding protein produces the protein MRLIATAMVFCLLLMTSTSALAQNVNLTMYYPVAVGGPITKIIDDMIADFQKDNPGITVQAVYAGNYDDTRTKALAALNAGEPVQLSVLFSIDVFDLMDQDVIVPFDDLVATDEERQWMGSFYPALMENSTVDGKVYGIPFQRSTIVMYYNKDAFRDAGLDPESPPATWDEMVEAAKKLTKRDASGNVTQWGMHVPSSGYPYWMFQAFAMQNNQVLMSGDGTEVYFDHPAVVESLEFWRDLSHTHDVMPRGVIDWGTLRQKFLEGSTAMMWHTTGNLTPVRNEARFDFGVAMLPAKQRRGSPTGGGNFYVFKQASAEERKAALQFIRWMTSPERAADWSIATGYVGVRPDAYATPALSEYVEGFAAAAVARDQLEYATAEFSTYETARVKKFLDDAIQSVLTGQAQPTQALQGAQSAADRVLRAYK
- a CDS encoding amphi-Trp domain-containing protein, coding for MSKKEVKLKGVMDVNQVVTYLEDLANSLKEGKICVQQGEQFVTLCPDKMVDVEVKATSKKGKEKFEMELAWYREVSQEMSISSDEPEQDAESEGSSLAVSGPVIEMPENQDTDSDSDGVDKTDRS
- a CDS encoding EAL domain-containing protein; this encodes MTAQVEYLMPKKNVSSPPLPNIHPVSLDYSACVGGRPDSSSPRACVLMRPAPYVAPTVPLLNVYDTFRNHPDLMVLPVVQENKPVGLINRFKLHEMFSQPFTRELHGRKPISMFMAASPVIVDKNVSIDDLARIIIDAGMQHMYDGFILTDQGKYAGIGNGHDLLGAITERKQAHLFYLAHYDALTDLPNRLLFKDRLTQACTRSERNGHSVALMFLDLDRFKLINDTLGHSVGDRLLKSVAGRLLENVRKKDTVSRLGGDEFTIILDDVETPQDAAVVAQKIIHAMGQPFVLEGDEVVVTTSIGVAFYPQDAANAEELQKNSDAAMYHAKEKGKNNYQFFKPEMNIQVNARLSLENQLRKAVEADQLLLHYQPQVELSTGRVVGVEALLRWQHPELGFVPPLTFIPLAEELGLMASIGEFVLHEACRQNKQWQDELGVRVCMAVNLAGWQLEQPDFPDTVERILRKTGLSPRCLELELTENVLMENIKQARTALNVLGQMGVLVAIDDFGTGYSSLNYLLNLPIDTLKIDKCFIQSIGLQDDGATIATAVIALARSLKLNVVAEGVETIEQQEFLREKGCDFIQGYYFSRPLPAADLAPILTKHAKIPTSRKLNCLDAE
- a CDS encoding TraR/DksA family transcriptional regulator — translated: MTHDQLFVFRNLLHGLMDQIRDKGTATAEAISGIYQACPDLNDRASLESDRHMLILIGQRERNLTRQVLAALSRIDDGTYGVCQECDEQIPLKRLEIHPTSTLCVYCQQERERESAMGALAWA